A window from Peromyscus eremicus chromosome 1, PerEre_H2_v1, whole genome shotgun sequence encodes these proteins:
- the LOC131902637 gene encoding small integral membrane protein 30-like codes for MNSVSTQSILVLTSLLLILPVVEAVEAGDAIALLLGVVLSVTGICACLGIYARKRNGQM; via the coding sequence ATGAATTCGGTGTCAACACAGTCGATCTTAGTCCTCACTTCACTGCTGTTGATTCTGCCTGTTGTTGAAGCTGTAGAAGCTGGAGATGCCATTGCACTCTTACTGGGAGTGGTTCTCAGCGTTACAGGCATTTGTGCCTGCTTGGGGATATACGCCAGAAAGCGAAATGGACAGATGTGA